Genomic DNA from Vanrija pseudolonga chromosome 3, complete sequence:
GCGCAATGGCATTCACGCGTACCCCGCGATGTGCGtactcgagcgccgcggacCGCGTGAGCTGCGACACGGCCGCCTTGGAGACCTCGTACGCGACGCCCTGGAGCATGGGCTGGGATCCGGAGATCTGTCGTTGGTCAGCACTGTTGTTGGACAGCTGCACACTCACGTCAGAGATGTTGATGATGGTCCCCTGGCGGTTCTCGCTGAGCAGATACTTGAGGAAGACTTGCATTCCTGGGGTGTGTCAGAGGCGCGCCTGTCGCctgcctccgccgcggcgggcaccGCCACTCACCGTGAAACACGGCGTGCACATTCACGGCGAACACGACGTCCCAGTCTCGTCGtgggagctcggcgagcgccgcgccgcggtgcacgctggcggcgttgacgaggaTGGAGGGGTACGCGCCGAAAGTGAGCTTGGACGTTGAGAACGCCCGCGTCCACACACTCGGCTCGGTCACACTCCCGCGCACAAAGATGACGCCctctggcagcggcgccgccttgGTCGGGCTGTCCATGTCGATCgagagcacgcgcgcgccgtaccGCGCCAGCGTCTCGACCGTCGCGCGTCcgcttggcggcgtcagcagtGTTCGTCGCTCCCACTAGATAGTCGCTCACATGCCATTACTGCCGCCGGTAACCTGCAATTGTCAGCACGCTTCACGTGTCTCGGGACCACGTACGAGTGCAACCTTTCCGTCTAGT
This window encodes:
- the fabG_5 gene encoding 3-oxoacyl-[acyl-carrier-protein] reductase FabG, yielding MAIRLDGKVALVTGGSNGIGRATVETLARYGARVLSIDMDSPTKAAPLPEGVIFVRGSVTEPSVWTRAFSTSKLTFGAYPSILVNAASVHRGAALAELPRRDWDVVFAVNVHAVFHGMQVFLKYLLSENRQGTIINISDISGSQPMLQGVAYEVSKAAVSQLTRSAALEYAHRGVRVNAIAPGGVIAVSPKSSAFDAFEPDAASHDVLSMLDNTTFNRWGSPDEVAHAVLYLVSDEAAAITGQVLCHGGYDQPLGLV